CACCAATGGCCACAACACGATCGGGATCGATTGATGTCAGGGGTTCTTTATCAAAAAACTCACCGATTTGTTCACGAACAATCGGCATGCGAGTGGAGCCACCAACCATCACAACCTGAAGAATATCTTCTTTTTCAATCTCAGCATCTTTTAATGCTCGGCGACAGGCTCGTAAAGTTTGTTTCACTAATGGCATCGCCAATTCATTAAACAAAGGCTTATCAACAACCACAACATGGGATTGGCCATTAAATTCAAGTCCAACATTGATTGAGTTGTAATTAGTCAGTGCTTCTTTACAGGCACGTGCTTTATTGCTAAATAAACGCGATGTTTTTGCATCAAGCTCTGTTACACCGGTTTGTTGCTTAAAATGCTCAACGAGCAAGGCATCAAAATCATCACCACCTAAGCTGGAATCTCCGCCTGTGGCTAACACTTCAAAAATGCCTTGGTGTAAACGTAAAATAGAAATATCAAACGTACCACCACCTAAATCATAGACAGCAATCAGCCCTTCTTGACCTGAATCTAAACCATAAGCAACGGCAGCTGCGGTGGGCTCGTTTAAAAGGCGTAAAACATTCAAACCCGCTAATTCAGCTGCATCTTTTGTGCCTTGGCGCTGTGCATCATCAAAATAAGCTGGAACTGTGATTACGGCTCCTAAAATATCCTCACCAGCAAATGAATCTGTAGCGCGCTGTTTAAGCACTTTTAAGATTTCACTCGAAACTTGGATTGGATTGACATCCCCCTGACGGGTATGAATAGTCAAATTACCTTGATTTTCCGACAGTTGATACGGTAATTCAGGGTAGCGTGTTTTAATGTCAGTTAAAGATTTCCCCAAAAAACGCTTAATCGAAATCAGCGTATTTTCCGGGTCCATCGCTGAACGCTCTTGAGCATCGGAGCCTACTAAAATACCGTTTTGTTCATACGCAACAACCGAGGGCAACATACTTGAGCCACTCAGATCACTTAGTACTTTGGCTTGTCCACTTTGAACTGTTGCGACTAAAGAGTTGGTAGTGCCTAAATCAATTCCAATAGCTAATTTATGTTCGT
This region of Pseudoalteromonas ulvae UL12 genomic DNA includes:
- the hscA gene encoding Fe-S protein assembly chaperone HscA, with translation MALLQIAEPGQSAAPHEHKLAIGIDLGTTNSLVATVQSGQAKVLSDLSGSSMLPSVVAYEQNGILVGSDAQERSAMDPENTLISIKRFLGKSLTDIKTRYPELPYQLSENQGNLTIHTRQGDVNPIQVSSEILKVLKQRATDSFAGEDILGAVITVPAYFDDAQRQGTKDAAELAGLNVLRLLNEPTAAAVAYGLDSGQEGLIAVYDLGGGTFDISILRLHQGIFEVLATGGDSSLGGDDFDALLVEHFKQQTGVTELDAKTSRLFSNKARACKEALTNYNSINVGLEFNGQSHVVVVDKPLFNELAMPLVKQTLRACRRALKDAEIEKEDILQVVMVGGSTRMPIVREQIGEFFDKEPLTSIDPDRVVAIGAAIQADVLVGNKPDSDMLLLDVLPLSLGLETMGGLVEKIIPRNTTIPVARAQEFTTFKDGQTAMSLHVLQGERELVTDCRSLAKFSLKGIPPMTAGAAHIRVTFKVDADGILSVSAMEKSSGVQADIQVKPSFGLSDDQVTQMLKDSMSFAKEDMQARMLKEQQVEALRVIESLNASLEEDSGLLNAADLAVLRGEIAELVTCYETATTPDQLKNAIEKVDKASSDFASLRMDASIKKALQGQSVDEV